The proteins below come from a single Afipia felis ATCC 53690 genomic window:
- a CDS encoding DUF930 domain-containing protein has product MKYALLALVAVPALWAAPAHAVDTRFYNSLKRLDPATRLEQVCDVEAMKRIDRDPSPYHPDRAKSDVLSTPRHVGDTVKGSGGAFRSKGKWYSYSFVCKGSPDHYSVLSFSYKIGGPIPETKWASYGLWR; this is encoded by the coding sequence TTGAAATACGCGCTTCTTGCTTTGGTTGCTGTGCCCGCGCTTTGGGCTGCACCGGCCCATGCCGTCGACACCCGATTTTACAACAGCCTGAAACGGCTCGATCCCGCGACGCGGTTGGAGCAGGTCTGCGATGTCGAAGCCATGAAGCGGATCGATCGCGATCCCAGCCCCTATCATCCCGATCGCGCAAAGAGCGACGTGCTGAGCACGCCGCGCCATGTCGGCGATACGGTGAAGGGCAGTGGCGGCGCGTTCCGCAGCAAGGGCAAGTGGTACTCGTATTCCTTCGTCTGCAAGGGATCGCCGGATCACTACAGCGTACTGTCGTTCAGTTACAAGATCGGCGGCCCGATCCCCGAAACGAAATGGGCGTCCTACGGACTCTGGCGCTGA
- a CDS encoding methyl-accepting chemotaxis protein produces MSKISIRSKLIAIIALLLLAMAGLGALAVHSVQVLNGHTEQIAKTWLPSVRYLGELRSAINLNRAQLRAYAMVDNDEDRVILDKKMKASFGLIANTRDSYMALISSPKERELFENWSRSWTKYVEQTKAIVDLSRKGAGSSQETNRIFVKVIRPIADESDGYLKEAIELNDRGADAETKSAADSYAWTFSIICAVLLIAVLMAGLAGLLLIRDISSSISSIIRPMQALGRGDLAADIPRRGEKTEIGSMADALQIFKDALIAKKAADEEAASDAQVKIERAKRLDELTTRFEQAIGEIVETVSDASSGLESSADSLTQTADRSRELATFVTSASEEASANVQSVASATEELSSSVSEISRQVQESAQIAKEAVTQAHRTNEHVSELSKAAARIGDVIELINTIAGQTNLLALNATIEAARAGDAGRGFAVVASEVKALAEQTARATGEIDQQISGIQAATQESVGAIRLIGTTIERLSEISSAIAAAVEQQGAATQEIARNVQHAAEGTQQVSSNITEVQRGAVETGSASSQVLSAAQSLAQDSSRLKSEVVNFISAVRVA; encoded by the coding sequence ATGTCGAAAATCTCGATCCGATCGAAACTGATCGCCATCATCGCTTTGCTGCTTTTGGCAATGGCAGGGCTTGGCGCCCTCGCGGTCCACAGCGTCCAGGTTTTGAACGGACACACGGAGCAGATTGCCAAAACCTGGCTGCCGAGCGTTCGCTATCTTGGTGAACTGCGGTCGGCCATCAATCTTAATCGGGCGCAGCTTCGCGCTTACGCAATGGTCGACAATGACGAGGACCGGGTCATTCTCGACAAGAAGATGAAAGCCAGCTTCGGCCTCATCGCTAATACCCGCGATTCCTATATGGCGCTGATCTCTTCCCCGAAGGAGCGTGAGCTATTCGAAAACTGGTCGCGGAGCTGGACGAAATATGTCGAGCAAACCAAGGCCATCGTGGATCTGTCCCGCAAGGGTGCGGGCTCCTCGCAGGAAACCAACAGGATTTTCGTCAAGGTGATCCGGCCGATCGCGGACGAATCGGACGGCTATCTGAAGGAAGCCATCGAGCTCAATGACCGCGGAGCCGACGCAGAGACGAAGAGTGCCGCGGACAGCTATGCCTGGACCTTCTCGATCATCTGCGCGGTCCTCCTGATCGCTGTTCTTATGGCCGGCCTTGCCGGGCTTCTGCTTATCCGAGATATTTCCTCTTCAATCAGTTCGATCATACGCCCGATGCAGGCGCTGGGTCGCGGCGATCTGGCGGCCGACATTCCGCGGCGCGGCGAAAAGACAGAAATCGGCTCGATGGCCGACGCGTTGCAGATTTTCAAGGATGCCCTGATCGCAAAGAAGGCGGCGGACGAAGAAGCGGCCAGCGATGCCCAGGTCAAGATCGAGCGCGCCAAGCGTCTCGACGAACTGACGACGCGATTCGAACAGGCGATCGGCGAAATCGTCGAAACCGTCTCTGACGCGTCGTCCGGATTGGAGTCTTCCGCCGACAGCCTGACCCAGACGGCGGATCGCTCGCGCGAGCTCGCCACGTTCGTCACCTCGGCGTCTGAGGAAGCATCGGCCAATGTCCAGTCGGTCGCCTCGGCGACCGAGGAATTGTCGTCCTCCGTGTCCGAAATCAGCCGGCAGGTTCAGGAGTCCGCGCAGATCGCAAAGGAAGCGGTAACGCAGGCGCATCGGACGAACGAGCATGTCAGCGAACTCTCCAAAGCCGCCGCCAGAATTGGCGATGTGATCGAGCTCATCAACACGATCGCGGGCCAGACCAATCTGCTTGCGTTGAACGCCACCATCGAGGCGGCGCGTGCGGGCGACGCGGGCCGGGGCTTTGCCGTGGTTGCCTCCGAAGTGAAGGCGCTGGCGGAGCAAACGGCGCGGGCCACCGGCGAGATCGATCAGCAAATCTCCGGCATCCAGGCTGCGACGCAGGAGTCGGTCGGGGCGATCCGGCTAATCGGAACCACCATCGAACGGCTGTCCGAGATTTCGTCGGCGATCGCGGCGGCCGTCGAGCAGCAGGGCGCGGCGACGCAGGAGATCGCTCGTAATGTTCAGCACGCGGCCGAAGGCACCCAGCAGGTGTCGTCCAACATCACCGAGGTCCAGCGCGGCGCGGTCGAGACCGGATCGGCTTCGTCGCAGGTTCTCTCCGCTGCTCAATCGCTGGCGCAGGACAGCAGCCGCCTGAAGTCCGAGGTCGTGAACTTCATCAGCGCGGTCAGGGTCGCCTAA
- the rpoN gene encoding RNA polymerase factor sigma-54 — translation MALTQRLEFRQSQALVMTPQLMQAIKLLQLSNLDLVAFVEGELERNPLLERGNEDDAPVRGEGPAADADFSGNDDGAEGGASGETLRGNGEPSDDWVSRELGSRAEIEQTFDTSMDNVFTEEPSETATRAAQDAAPTSYTEWGGGASSDEDYNLEAFVAAETSLQDHLAEQLAVALTDASQRMIGQYLIDLVDESGYLPPDLGESAEKLGTTQDAVDDVLAVLQTFDPPGICARNLSECLAIQLRERDRYDPAMRALVENLDLLAKRDIAGLRKICGVDDDDIADMIGEIRRLDPKPGLKFATGRTQTVVPDVYVRPGPDGGWLVELNSDTLPKVLVNQSYYASLTKTLRKDEDKTYFADCLQNATWLVRALDQRARTILKVATEIVRQQDGFFTRGVAHLRPLNLKAVADAIQMHESTVSRVTANKYMATNRGIFELKYFFTASIASADGGEAHSAESVRHRIKQLIDAEEPNDVLSDDTLVERLRAEGVDIARRTVAKYREALRIPSSVQRRREKRYALGHSGGAIPSSNDRPRDIAPA, via the coding sequence ATGGCGCTGACGCAACGCCTGGAATTTCGCCAATCGCAAGCGCTGGTGATGACGCCGCAGCTGATGCAGGCGATCAAGCTGTTGCAACTGTCCAATCTCGATCTGGTGGCTTTCGTCGAGGGTGAGCTGGAGCGGAACCCGCTCCTGGAGCGCGGCAACGAGGACGACGCGCCGGTGCGCGGCGAAGGGCCGGCAGCCGACGCCGATTTTTCAGGCAACGATGATGGCGCGGAAGGCGGCGCGAGCGGCGAGACCCTGCGCGGCAATGGCGAGCCGTCGGACGACTGGGTGTCACGCGAACTCGGCAGCCGCGCCGAGATCGAGCAGACCTTCGACACCAGCATGGACAACGTCTTCACCGAGGAACCCTCGGAGACGGCCACCCGCGCGGCGCAGGATGCCGCGCCGACCTCCTACACCGAATGGGGCGGCGGCGCTTCCAGCGACGAGGACTACAATCTCGAGGCCTTCGTCGCGGCCGAGACCTCGCTGCAGGATCATCTCGCCGAACAGCTCGCGGTCGCGCTGACGGATGCCTCGCAGCGCATGATCGGGCAGTACCTGATCGATCTCGTCGATGAGTCGGGCTACTTGCCGCCCGATCTCGGCGAGTCTGCCGAAAAGCTCGGCACCACGCAGGACGCCGTCGATGACGTGCTCGCGGTGCTGCAGACTTTCGATCCGCCGGGCATCTGCGCGCGAAATTTGAGCGAGTGCCTCGCGATCCAGTTGCGCGAGCGTGATCGTTACGATCCGGCGATGCGCGCGCTCGTTGAGAATCTCGATCTGCTCGCCAAGCGCGACATTGCGGGTTTGCGAAAAATCTGCGGTGTCGACGACGACGATATCGCCGACATGATCGGCGAGATTCGCCGTCTCGACCCCAAGCCCGGATTGAAATTCGCGACCGGGCGCACGCAGACCGTCGTGCCCGATGTCTATGTGCGGCCGGGCCCGGATGGCGGCTGGCTGGTGGAACTCAACAGCGACACGCTGCCGAAAGTTCTCGTCAACCAGTCCTATTATGCAAGTCTCACCAAGACGCTGCGCAAGGACGAGGACAAAACCTATTTTGCCGATTGCCTGCAGAACGCGACGTGGCTCGTCCGCGCGCTCGACCAGCGCGCGCGTACGATCCTGAAAGTCGCGACCGAAATCGTGCGCCAGCAGGATGGCTTCTTCACGCGCGGCGTGGCGCATTTGCGTCCGCTCAACCTCAAGGCGGTGGCGGACGCGATCCAGATGCACGAATCGACCGTGTCGCGCGTCACTGCGAACAAATACATGGCGACGAATCGCGGCATCTTTGAACTAAAATATTTCTTCACCGCCTCGATCGCCTCCGCCGACGGCGGCGAGGCGCATTCGGCCGAATCGGTTCGCCATCGCATCAAGCAGTTGATCGACGCCGAGGAGCCGAACGACGTTCTATCGGACGATACGCTGGTGGAACGTCTTCGCGCCGAAGGCGTTGATATTGCCCGGCGCACCGTCGCGAAATACCGGGAAGCTTTGCGGATTCCGTCTTCCGTTCAGCGTCGTCGCGAAAAGCGGTACGCGCTTGGCCATTCGGGCGGTGCAATTCCTTCCTCCAACGACCGACCTCGCGACATAGCTCCCGCTTGA
- a CDS encoding ribonuclease D gives MTIRLHRGDLPDLSRYTHSVAIDTETLGLNPHRDRLCVVQLSNGDGSADVVQIPAGHTDAPNLKKLLGDPAITKLFHFARFDIAVLYHAFGVMAQPVYCTKIASKLVRTYTDRHGLKDLVREMLGVEISKQQQSSDWGAASLSEAQLSYAASDVLHLHALREKLDAMLARENRSALAKACFEFLPTRAKLDLQGWEENDIFAHS, from the coding sequence ATGACCATCCGGCTGCATCGCGGCGATTTGCCAGACCTTTCACGCTACACTCACTCCGTTGCGATCGACACCGAAACGCTCGGCCTCAATCCGCATCGTGACCGGTTGTGCGTGGTGCAGCTCTCGAACGGCGACGGCAGCGCCGATGTCGTGCAGATTCCGGCAGGCCACACGGATGCGCCGAACCTGAAGAAGCTGCTCGGCGATCCTGCGATCACCAAGCTGTTTCACTTCGCCCGTTTCGACATCGCCGTGCTGTATCACGCTTTTGGCGTGATGGCGCAGCCGGTCTATTGCACCAAGATCGCCTCGAAGCTGGTACGCACCTATACCGACCGGCATGGCCTGAAGGATCTGGTGCGCGAGATGCTCGGCGTCGAAATTTCCAAGCAGCAGCAGTCGAGCGACTGGGGCGCGGCGTCCCTGTCGGAGGCGCAGTTGAGTTACGCGGCATCCGACGTGCTGCATCTGCATGCGCTGCGCGAGAAGCTCGACGCCATGCTGGCGCGCGAGAACCGCTCAGCTTTGGCAAAAGCCTGCTTCGAATTCCTGCCGACGCGCGCAAAGCTCGATCTGCAGGGCTGGGAAGAAAACGACATTTTCGCGCATTCGTAA
- the lptC gene encoding LPS export ABC transporter periplasmic protein LptC, protein MVTQAPTYQGDDPRFLRAARHSRRVRWLRRAVPAVVILSLAVIVGASVFNPFRFLKKLPIDLSKLSVSGTKITMDAPHLAGYLPDRRPYEVWAKAATQDVTDPTKVDMLNIRAQVQMEDKSTLRVDAQNGHFDTKSQQLDLMNQILLKTTSGYQAELTQARVDLATGVISSDQPVAVKLTNGTLNSQNLRITDHGASAVFGGGVTMLLDPPADKTNADASEGTGAAPANAPPESR, encoded by the coding sequence GTGGTCACACAGGCGCCGACATATCAGGGAGACGATCCCCGCTTCTTGCGCGCCGCACGCCACAGCCGCCGCGTGCGGTGGCTGCGCCGCGCCGTGCCTGCGGTCGTGATCCTGTCGCTTGCGGTCATCGTCGGCGCGTCGGTGTTCAATCCGTTTCGCTTTCTCAAGAAGCTGCCGATCGACCTGAGCAAATTATCGGTGTCCGGCACCAAGATCACGATGGATGCTCCGCATCTCGCGGGCTATCTGCCGGACCGCAGGCCGTATGAGGTCTGGGCGAAGGCTGCGACGCAGGACGTCACCGACCCGACCAAAGTGGACATGCTCAACATCCGCGCGCAGGTGCAAATGGAGGACAAGTCGACGCTGCGGGTGGATGCGCAGAACGGCCATTTCGACACCAAGTCGCAGCAGCTCGATCTGATGAACCAGATTTTGCTGAAAACCACGAGCGGCTATCAGGCGGAGCTTACGCAGGCGCGCGTCGATCTTGCGACCGGCGTCATCAGCTCGGACCAGCCGGTTGCGGTGAAGCTCACCAATGGCACGCTGAACTCGCAGAATTTGCGGATCACCGATCACGGTGCGTCAGCGGTGTTCGGCGGCGGCGTGACGATGCTGCTCGATCCGCCTGCTGACAAGACTAATGCGGATGCCTCCGAGGGGACCGGCGCCGCGCCTGCGAATGCGCCGCCGGAATCCCGGTGA
- a CDS encoding glycogen/starch/alpha-glucan phosphorylase codes for MNIAKTVLPKGAPARERPSDYDVAAIRDEIRAKITRVLGHEIERATLHDWYLAAALTLRERIAARWLPGARETRIEGKKRVYYLSLEFLIGRLFTDALSNLQLMETYVRALRDLGVEFGDVKEMEPDAALGNGGLGRLAACFMESMASLAIPALGYGIRYEHGLFRQAISQGWQQEFPERWLESGNPWEFERFEVSYDVHFGGRIEHHASPQGDAISWTPGETVQAAAFDTPIVGWRGAHINALRLWSARPVAPLDLEAFNHGDYAGASEQRTRAEAISKFLYPSDETAAGKELRLRQEYFFVSASLQDIVARHLREQGNIRTLPSHAAIQLNDTHPSLAVPELLRLLIDHHDVPWPQARRIVSQTVAYTNHTLLPEALENWPVELFERLLPRHLDIIYRLNADNLAAAERQRPGDIRFRAATSLIDETGGRRVRMGHLAFIGSHRINGVSAMHSELMKHTVFADLNTLYPDRITNKTNGITFRRWLQQCNPGLTALLREVCGDRVLDDPSALQGLERYAQDGALQERFRAIKQHNKVALAGMIERTLSLRIDPAALFDIQIKRIHEYKRQLLNALDTVARYLAIRDNPGANWTPRVKIFAGKAAPSYHQAKLIIKLINDIAETVNRDATIRGLLKVVFVPNYNVSAAEMMVPACDLSEQISTAGMEASGTGNMKLALNGALTIGTLDGANIEIRDQVGADNIFIFGMNADQVVERRRAGLDASDAIAASPMLARVIEAIDRGTFSPDDPARFAPIAHSLRYLDHYMVSADFDDYHRTQTIVDGRWRSADWETSAILNTARMGWFSADRTIRDYADDIWGV; via the coding sequence TTGAATATTGCCAAGACTGTGCTTCCCAAGGGCGCGCCCGCAAGGGAGCGGCCGAGCGACTACGATGTGGCGGCCATTCGCGACGAGATCAGGGCCAAGATCACACGCGTGCTCGGCCACGAGATCGAGCGCGCGACGCTGCATGACTGGTATCTCGCCGCAGCGCTGACCCTGCGCGAGCGCATCGCCGCGCGCTGGCTGCCGGGCGCGCGCGAAACCCGCATCGAGGGAAAAAAGCGCGTCTATTATCTGTCGCTGGAATTTCTGATCGGCCGCCTGTTCACTGACGCGCTGAGCAATCTGCAGTTGATGGAGACCTACGTCCGCGCACTGCGCGATCTCGGCGTGGAGTTCGGCGACGTGAAGGAAATGGAGCCGGACGCCGCGCTCGGCAATGGCGGACTCGGCCGTCTCGCCGCCTGCTTCATGGAGAGCATGGCGAGTCTCGCAATCCCCGCGCTCGGCTACGGCATCCGCTACGAACACGGCCTGTTCCGGCAGGCGATCTCGCAGGGCTGGCAGCAGGAATTTCCCGAGCGCTGGCTCGAGAGCGGCAATCCGTGGGAGTTCGAGCGCTTCGAGGTGTCCTACGACGTCCATTTCGGCGGGCGCATCGAACATCATGCCTCGCCGCAGGGCGATGCCATCTCCTGGACACCTGGCGAGACAGTTCAGGCTGCGGCTTTCGATACACCCATCGTCGGCTGGCGTGGCGCGCATATCAACGCGCTGCGGCTGTGGTCGGCGCGGCCAGTGGCTCCGCTCGATCTCGAAGCCTTCAACCACGGCGATTATGCCGGCGCATCGGAACAGAGAACGCGCGCGGAAGCGATCTCGAAATTTCTCTATCCAAGCGACGAGACCGCCGCGGGCAAGGAGTTGCGGCTGCGGCAGGAATATTTCTTCGTCTCGGCATCGCTGCAGGACATCGTCGCGCGCCACCTGCGCGAACAAGGCAACATCCGCACGCTGCCGTCACACGCCGCGATCCAGCTCAACGACACGCATCCCAGTCTCGCGGTGCCGGAGCTGCTGCGGCTTCTGATCGATCATCATGATGTGCCGTGGCCGCAGGCACGCCGGATCGTCTCGCAGACCGTTGCCTACACCAACCATACATTGCTGCCGGAAGCGCTTGAGAATTGGCCGGTCGAGCTGTTCGAACGGCTGTTGCCGCGCCATCTCGACATCATCTACCGGCTGAACGCCGACAACCTCGCCGCCGCCGAGCGGCAGAGGCCCGGCGATATTCGTTTTCGTGCGGCGACTTCTCTGATCGACGAAACCGGCGGCCGCCGCGTGCGCATGGGTCATCTCGCCTTCATCGGCTCGCACCGCATCAACGGCGTCTCCGCAATGCATTCGGAACTGATGAAGCACACGGTTTTCGCCGATCTCAACACGCTTTATCCCGACCGCATCACCAACAAGACCAACGGCATCACCTTCCGGCGCTGGCTGCAGCAATGCAATCCGGGCCTCACGGCATTGCTGCGCGAAGTCTGCGGCGACCGCGTGCTCGACGATCCATCCGCGTTGCAGGGGCTCGAACGCTATGCGCAGGACGGCGCCTTGCAGGAACGCTTCCGCGCCATCAAGCAGCACAACAAGGTCGCGCTCGCGGGCATGATCGAGCGCACGCTATCGCTGCGGATCGATCCCGCAGCGTTGTTCGACATCCAGATCAAGCGCATTCACGAATACAAGCGCCAGTTGCTCAATGCGCTCGACACCGTCGCGCGCTATCTCGCGATCCGCGACAATCCGGGCGCGAACTGGACGCCGCGGGTGAAGATCTTCGCGGGCAAGGCGGCACCGAGCTATCATCAGGCCAAGCTCATCATCAAGCTCATCAACGACATCGCGGAGACGGTCAATCGCGACGCGACGATCCGTGGGCTGCTGAAAGTCGTGTTCGTACCGAACTACAATGTCAGCGCGGCTGAGATGATGGTGCCCGCCTGCGACCTGTCCGAGCAGATCTCGACCGCGGGCATGGAAGCGTCCGGCACCGGCAACATGAAGCTTGCGCTCAACGGCGCGCTCACCATCGGCACGCTCGACGGCGCCAATATCGAAATCCGCGATCAGGTCGGCGCGGACAACATCTTCATCTTCGGCATGAATGCCGATCAGGTGGTGGAGCGCCGACGCGCAGGTCTCGATGCATCCGACGCCATCGCGGCCTCGCCGATGCTCGCGCGCGTGATCGAGGCCATTGACCGTGGTACGTTCTCACCCGACGATCCGGCACGCTTCGCGCCGATCGCCCATAGCCTGCGCTATCTCGACCATTACATGGTGTCGGCCGATTTCGACGATTACCATCGCACCCAGACCATCGTGGACGGACGCTGGAGAAGCGCCGATTGGGAAACCTCCGCGATCCTCAACACTGCGCGGATGGGCTGGTTCTCCGCAGATCGCACGATCCGCGACTACGCCGATGACATCTGGGGCGTGTGA
- the lptB gene encoding LPS export ABC transporter ATP-binding protein has product MVDLLRMFRRRAPSRGKQGFGRAGGDITSFSARMGDMFKSVKGVSSAAPTPAQPQPTSRQTFQLTEVQEQWAAYGDAPLMLAEEDVTAFERSSPPIPRGEPQRDERRATPRQAPRQTEQRQAPQNRATPQRSQPRAGYLAVHGIEKSFGTRKVVRGINIYVRRGEAVGLLGPNGAGKTTAFYMITGLIKADKGRIELDGYDVTNLPMYQRARLGIGYLPQEASIFRGLSVEDNIRAVLEVAEPDRRKREYELDSLLEEFNIVRLRKSPSIALSGGERRRVEIARALATKPNYMLLDEPFAGIDPIAVGDIQQLVRHLTNRGIGVLITDHNVRETLGLTDRAYIVYAGEVLTEGQPEEIVNDPDVRRLYLGEEFRL; this is encoded by the coding sequence ATGGTGGATCTCCTGCGCATGTTTCGCCGTCGTGCCCCTTCGCGGGGCAAGCAGGGCTTTGGCCGCGCCGGCGGTGACATCACCTCCTTCAGCGCCCGCATGGGCGACATGTTCAAGAGCGTCAAAGGCGTATCGTCGGCGGCTCCGACGCCTGCACAGCCTCAGCCGACATCGCGACAGACGTTTCAACTGACTGAAGTTCAGGAACAGTGGGCCGCCTATGGCGATGCGCCACTGATGCTGGCGGAAGAGGATGTGACCGCGTTCGAGCGTTCGTCGCCGCCGATCCCGCGCGGCGAGCCGCAGCGTGACGAGCGCCGCGCGACGCCAAGACAAGCACCAAGACAAACCGAACAACGGCAGGCGCCGCAGAACAGAGCCACGCCGCAACGCTCGCAGCCGCGAGCGGGCTATCTCGCCGTGCACGGTATCGAGAAAAGTTTCGGCACCCGCAAAGTCGTGCGCGGCATCAACATCTATGTACGTCGTGGCGAAGCGGTCGGTCTGCTCGGTCCGAACGGTGCGGGCAAGACCACGGCCTTCTACATGATCACCGGCCTCATCAAGGCCGATAAGGGTCGTATCGAACTTGACGGCTACGACGTCACCAACCTGCCGATGTACCAGCGCGCGCGGCTCGGCATCGGCTACCTGCCGCAGGAAGCCTCGATCTTCCGCGGCCTTTCCGTCGAAGACAACATCCGCGCCGTGCTCGAGGTCGCCGAGCCCGACCGGCGCAAGCGCGAATACGAACTCGATTCGCTGCTCGAGGAATTCAACATCGTGCGGCTGCGCAAGTCACCGTCGATCGCGCTGTCGGGCGGCGAGCGCCGCCGTGTCGAGATCGCACGCGCGCTGGCGACCAAGCCGAACTACATGCTGCTCGACGAGCCGTTCGCGGGCATCGACCCCATCGCCGTTGGCGACATCCAGCAACTGGTGCGCCATCTCACCAATCGCGGCATCGGCGTGCTCATCACCGACCATAATGTGCGCGAAACGCTCGGCCTCACCGACCGCGCCTATATCGTCTATGCCGGCGAGGTGCTGACCGAAGGCCAGCCGGAGGAGATCGTCAACGACCCCGACGTGCGACGCCTTTATCTCGGCGAGGAATTCCGCCTTTAG
- a CDS encoding LptA/OstA family protein — protein sequence MKAMRHNLAGGFGVRAMRCAAFGLSAIVAVVLCVSVAQAQTSTVSGVPNAVQGFSKNRGQPIQIDALSLEVRDKDKIATFSGNVKVVQGDTTMRSKTLVVFYDQDKAGTKPGMTTAQPGPGGNSSVRRLEARGGVVVTQNDQTVTGETGIFDMKTNTVTMTGGVVLTKDKNVLKGDRLVVDMTTGVSRVESSGGRGVSGLFNSTAPNKNGGGLSLVPGSGPKTEGSQPSRSPGKPMKLNHLQSSAGARG from the coding sequence ATGAAAGCAATGAGGCACAATCTGGCAGGCGGCTTTGGAGTGCGCGCGATGCGTTGCGCGGCATTCGGCCTGTCCGCGATCGTTGCCGTTGTGCTGTGCGTCTCCGTTGCGCAGGCGCAGACCAGCACGGTGTCGGGCGTGCCGAACGCGGTGCAGGGCTTTTCGAAGAATCGCGGCCAGCCGATTCAGATCGATGCGCTGTCGCTCGAAGTGCGCGACAAGGACAAGATCGCCACCTTCTCCGGCAATGTGAAGGTGGTTCAGGGTGACACCACGATGCGCTCGAAGACGCTGGTGGTGTTCTACGATCAGGACAAGGCGGGCACGAAGCCCGGCATGACGACCGCGCAGCCGGGGCCCGGCGGCAATTCGAGCGTGCGGCGGCTGGAAGCGCGCGGCGGCGTCGTCGTCACCCAGAACGACCAGACCGTGACCGGCGAGACCGGCATCTTCGACATGAAGACCAACACCGTGACCATGACCGGCGGCGTGGTGCTGACCAAGGACAAGAACGTGCTGAAGGGCGACCGGCTGGTGGTCGATATGACGACCGGCGTCTCGCGCGTCGAATCGAGCGGCGGTCGCGGCGTCTCCGGCCTGTTCAACTCGACTGCGCCGAACAAGAACGGCGGCGGGCTCAGTCTTGTGCCCGGCTCTGGTCCCAAGACGGAGGGCTCACAACCTTCGCGATCTCCCGGAAAACCGATGAAACTCAACCACTTGCAAAGCAGCGCGGGAGCGCGCGGTTGA